In a single window of the Methanofollis ethanolicus genome:
- a CDS encoding glutamate--tRNA ligase — protein sequence METEIRRVLYIYALQNAVKHGNVPNAKAVMGKVLGAHPELRPHAKDIPALLAGVLDEVADLPAESWQAKLQEIAPELVAEMNEVRKETKKELPPLEGAENGVVMRFAPNPSGPLHLGHARAAFLNDAYVKRYGGRYVLRIEDTDPRRVDPEAYEMVQEDIRNLGLGITDIVYQSDRMEIYYDLCRQLIELGGAYVCTCDAERFRELKIAKTACPCRSHTVEENLDLWDQMLAEKFAEGQVTVRVKTDLTHPDPAMRDFSIFRIVDSPAHPRIDARVYPLMNFSVVADDHLLGITHVIRGKDHIANTRRQQYIYDYFGWKAPVYRHYGRMGIEGVVLSTSSMREGINAGTYTGWDDIHLGTLRAIARRGIEPEAVKEAVLDIGIGETDISFSWENLYAKNKAIVDPSSDRFFFVPEPVRVTVEDAPAQTAEVPLYPGNEARGVRKLAFESVVVLPKVEVAGAGMIRLKDLFNIEMRGEGQAVYAGDDLAAARAAKAPIVQWLPEGAGIPCTVLTPEGTLTGLCEAAVARYAGKTVQFERVGFVRIDRADETGVVGYFSHR from the coding sequence ATGGAGACAGAGATCAGGAGAGTCCTGTACATCTACGCGCTCCAGAACGCGGTAAAACACGGCAATGTGCCGAATGCAAAGGCAGTGATGGGGAAGGTGCTCGGCGCCCACCCAGAACTCCGCCCGCATGCAAAGGATATCCCGGCCCTCCTCGCGGGCGTGCTCGACGAGGTCGCGGACCTGCCGGCAGAGTCATGGCAGGCAAAACTCCAGGAGATCGCTCCCGAACTTGTGGCCGAGATGAACGAGGTCAGGAAGGAGACAAAGAAGGAGCTCCCGCCCCTCGAAGGTGCCGAAAACGGCGTCGTGATGCGGTTTGCGCCCAACCCCTCCGGGCCCCTGCACCTGGGGCACGCCAGGGCGGCCTTCCTGAACGATGCCTATGTGAAGAGGTACGGCGGGAGATATGTCCTGCGGATCGAGGACACCGACCCGCGGCGGGTAGACCCCGAGGCCTATGAGATGGTCCAGGAAGACATCAGGAATCTGGGCCTTGGCATTACCGATATCGTCTACCAGAGCGACAGGATGGAGATTTACTACGACCTCTGCCGGCAACTCATCGAACTCGGCGGGGCATATGTCTGCACCTGCGACGCGGAGAGGTTCAGGGAACTGAAAATCGCGAAGACGGCCTGTCCGTGCCGGTCCCACACTGTCGAGGAGAACCTCGATCTCTGGGACCAGATGCTCGCCGAGAAGTTTGCCGAGGGGCAGGTGACAGTGCGGGTGAAGACCGACCTGACACATCCCGACCCGGCGATGCGCGATTTCTCCATCTTCAGGATCGTCGACAGCCCGGCCCACCCGCGGATCGACGCCCGCGTCTATCCCCTGATGAACTTCTCGGTCGTGGCCGACGACCACCTCCTCGGCATCACCCACGTGATCCGGGGCAAGGACCATATCGCGAACACCCGCCGCCAGCAGTACATCTACGACTACTTCGGCTGGAAGGCGCCGGTGTACCGCCACTACGGCAGGATGGGTATCGAGGGGGTCGTCCTCTCGACCTCGTCGATGCGCGAGGGTATCAACGCCGGAACGTACACGGGCTGGGATGATATCCACCTCGGCACCCTGAGAGCGATCGCACGCCGGGGCATCGAGCCCGAAGCGGTGAAGGAGGCGGTCCTCGATATCGGTATCGGCGAGACCGACATCTCCTTCTCCTGGGAAAACCTGTACGCGAAGAACAAGGCGATCGTCGACCCGTCATCAGACCGCTTCTTCTTTGTCCCCGAACCTGTGCGGGTGACTGTCGAGGATGCGCCGGCACAGACGGCTGAAGTGCCCCTGTACCCGGGCAACGAGGCGCGGGGTGTGCGGAAACTTGCCTTTGAGAGTGTAGTCGTCCTGCCAAAGGTCGAGGTCGCGGGGGCCGGGATGATCCGGCTGAAGGATCTCTTCAATATCGAGATGAGAGGCGAGGGGCAGGCAGTCTATGCCGGCGACGACCTGGCGGCGGCGCGGGCGGCGAAGGCCCCGATCGTCCAGTGGCTCCCCGAGGGAGCGGGCATCCCCTGCACCGTCCTCACCCCGGAGGGCACGCTCACCGGACTCTGCGAGGCCGCGGTCGCTCGCTATGCGGGGAAGACCGTCCAGTTCGAGAGAGTTGGCTTTGTCAGGATTGACAGGGCCGACGAAACGGGCGTCGTCGGGTACTTCTCCCACCGGTGA
- a CDS encoding polyprenyl synthetase family protein — MSDLKTYLEKTAEQVDIALERNFGDVFGDLYKASAHLLLAGGKRLRPAVLLLAANAVKPGRADDLITAAIAVEMTHTFTLIHDDIMDGDVTRRGVPTVHTKWDEPTAILAGDVLYAKSFEYITHALAEDRARVKAVTLLARTCTEICEGQHQDMAFEQKGAEVEEADYIEMAGKKTGALYAAAAAIGGTLAGGNAMQVDALYQYGMNAGIAFQIQDDLIDLLAPPETSGKDRASDLREGKQTLIAIIAREKDLDLSKYRHTLTTTEIDAAIAELEGAGVVDEVRRAAEERVATAKRALSVLPESMERTYLEEIADYFLTRSF, encoded by the coding sequence ATGAGTGATCTGAAGACTTATCTTGAGAAAACCGCCGAGCAGGTCGACATCGCGCTCGAGCGGAATTTTGGAGACGTATTCGGCGACCTCTATAAGGCGAGCGCCCATCTCCTGCTCGCGGGCGGCAAGCGCCTGCGCCCGGCGGTGCTGCTCCTTGCAGCCAACGCCGTGAAACCGGGTCGTGCCGACGACCTGATCACCGCGGCGATCGCGGTCGAGATGACTCACACCTTCACCCTTATCCATGACGACATCATGGACGGGGACGTGACAAGGCGGGGCGTGCCGACGGTCCACACGAAGTGGGACGAACCGACGGCGATCCTGGCGGGCGACGTGCTGTATGCGAAGTCCTTCGAGTACATCACCCATGCCCTCGCCGAGGACAGGGCGCGGGTGAAGGCGGTGACCCTCCTTGCCCGGACCTGCACGGAGATCTGCGAGGGACAGCACCAGGATATGGCCTTCGAGCAGAAGGGCGCCGAAGTCGAGGAGGCCGACTACATCGAGATGGCCGGGAAGAAAACTGGTGCCCTCTATGCAGCGGCGGCAGCGATCGGCGGGACTCTTGCCGGCGGGAATGCCATGCAGGTCGATGCCCTCTACCAGTACGGCATGAATGCCGGGATCGCCTTCCAGATCCAGGACGACCTCATCGACCTTCTGGCCCCCCCGGAGACGAGCGGAAAGGACAGGGCCTCCGACCTCCGCGAGGGGAAGCAGACCCTTATCGCCATCATCGCACGGGAGAAGGACCTCGACCTCTCGAAGTACCGCCATACCCTCACCACCACCGAGATCGACGCGGCGATCGCCGAGCTCGAAGGGGCGGGCGTGGTAGACGAGGTGCGGCGGGCCGCGGAGGAGAGGGTCGCGACGGCAAAGCGCGCGCTCTCTGTCCTGCCCGAATCGATGGAACGCACATATCTTGAGGAAATCGCGGATTACTTCCTGACACGGAGTTTCTAA
- a CDS encoding RNase J family beta-CASP ribonuclease: protein MDTEIVAVGGYNEVGRNMTAVRCGKEIVIFDMGIRLDQIMIHEDAEIENMHSLDLIEMKAIPDDTMMNTVEGSVKAIVCTHGHLDHIGAIPKLAHRYNAPIIGTPYTVELIKQQIQGEQKFGVTNKIQVLKAGNRYRISPNLTLEFVKMQHSIIDTVMAVLHTKDGAVVYANDFKLDRTPVIGEPPDFARLRQIGKEGVLALIVESTNIEKKGRCPSERIARDLVRDTITSYEDDKNAIIVSTFSSHISRIKTIAECAHEIGRKPVLLGRSMERYSTAAEQLKLVAFPQSLSVFGNRRTVDRTLRHMMKTGKDKFLPIVTGHQGESGAILTRIAHGDTPYKVEKGDKILFSAKVIPNPMNFGQRHLVETLLKMKGARIFDEIHVSGHAYREDHYELLHLLNPQHIIPSHGNIDMTGEYMRFAEECGYTLNNDVHLLRNGQRVLLK from the coding sequence ATGGATACAGAAATTGTTGCAGTGGGCGGCTATAACGAAGTCGGCCGGAACATGACCGCCGTCCGGTGTGGAAAAGAGATCGTCATCTTCGATATGGGCATCAGGCTCGACCAGATCATGATCCACGAGGACGCGGAGATCGAGAATATGCACTCCCTCGATCTGATCGAGATGAAGGCCATCCCCGACGACACCATGATGAACACGGTGGAAGGGAGCGTGAAGGCGATCGTCTGCACGCACGGCCACCTCGACCATATCGGGGCGATCCCGAAACTCGCGCACCGGTACAACGCACCCATTATCGGGACGCCGTACACGGTCGAACTGATCAAACAGCAGATCCAGGGCGAACAGAAGTTCGGGGTCACCAACAAAATCCAGGTGCTGAAGGCGGGCAACCGGTACCGGATCTCCCCGAACCTCACCCTTGAGTTCGTCAAGATGCAGCACTCGATCATCGACACGGTGATGGCGGTGCTCCACACGAAAGACGGTGCCGTCGTCTATGCGAACGACTTCAAGCTCGACCGGACGCCTGTGATCGGCGAACCGCCCGACTTCGCCCGCCTCCGTCAGATAGGGAAGGAAGGGGTGCTCGCCCTCATCGTCGAGAGCACGAACATCGAGAAGAAGGGCAGGTGTCCGAGCGAACGGATCGCCCGCGACCTTGTCAGGGACACGATCACCAGTTACGAGGACGACAAGAACGCGATCATTGTCTCGACCTTCTCTTCACACATTTCACGTATCAAGACAATCGCCGAGTGCGCCCATGAGATCGGGAGAAAACCGGTCCTTCTCGGCCGCTCGATGGAACGGTATTCGACGGCGGCCGAACAGCTCAAACTGGTCGCATTCCCCCAGAGCCTCTCGGTCTTCGGGAACAGGCGGACGGTGGACCGCACCCTGCGGCATATGATGAAGACCGGGAAGGACAAGTTCCTCCCGATCGTCACCGGTCACCAGGGCGAGAGCGGCGCCATCCTGACGCGGATTGCCCATGGCGACACGCCGTACAAGGTCGAGAAAGGCGACAAGATCCTCTTCTCGGCCAAGGTGATCCCGAACCCCATGAACTTCGGGCAGCGCCACCTCGTCGAGACTCTCCTGAAGATGAAGGGCGCCAGGATCTTCGATGAAATCCACGTGAGCGGCCACGCGTACCGTGAAGACCACTACGAACTGCTCCATCTCTTAAACCCCCAGCACATCATTCCGTCCCACGGGAACATCGACATGACCGGTGAGTACATGCGGTTTGCCGAGGAGTGCGGTTACACCCTGAACAACGACGTCCACCTGCTCAGAAACGGGCAGAGGGTCCTGTTGAAATAA